One segment of Allorhodopirellula heiligendammensis DNA contains the following:
- a CDS encoding ammonia-forming cytochrome c nitrite reductase subunit c552 codes for MSTDQKRGFGWLALLTGLVALATVGVVLLLVNIFERKQEARTPFVKVVEVNEVSTDPKPWGLNFPQQYEDYLKTVDDDYTDYGGNHALPPSKLEEHPWLKRLFAGYAFSIEYREARGHAHMLSDQEVSPRVTEVQQAGACLHCHASIIPTYRRIGMESTGQEVTEASLSEEFNQEAVMTGFAAVSQRNYEDVLSELEKTPDGVIQSADGDPHLGNAHPVACIDCHDPDTMAIRVTRPGFILGIDKLAKSDDPVPHLPSIQKWRDDGAAGDYDPNVHATRQELRSFVCGQCHVEYYCANKMTLTYPWSNGLKVEDLEQEWDETTFPEGADGTEGGKFYDYIHKETGTKVFKAQHPEFELWSQGIHARSGVSCSDCHMPYEKVGATKVSSHWVRSPMDNINKACQTCHHFPEQELKNRVDVIQDRTRGLIERAAAASMEMFDAIMAAQDAGATEEQLKPIRDLQRKAMWRLDYISSENSKGFHASQEAARVLAESVDYARQAIGKCYQLTGAQGGQGNSEAENANEAGSGSEPEIRNVPAE; via the coding sequence ATGAGTACAGATCAAAAACGCGGTTTCGGGTGGCTCGCGCTACTGACCGGTCTGGTTGCTTTGGCAACCGTGGGCGTGGTGCTGCTATTGGTCAATATTTTCGAGCGTAAGCAAGAAGCACGCACTCCATTTGTGAAAGTGGTCGAGGTCAACGAAGTCAGCACCGATCCTAAACCATGGGGCCTGAATTTTCCTCAACAGTATGAGGACTATCTGAAAACGGTTGATGACGACTACACGGACTACGGTGGCAATCACGCATTACCGCCGAGTAAGCTTGAGGAGCACCCATGGCTGAAAAGACTGTTCGCCGGCTATGCGTTCAGCATCGAATATCGCGAAGCTCGTGGTCACGCACACATGCTGAGTGATCAAGAGGTCAGTCCACGAGTGACCGAAGTCCAACAGGCGGGCGCCTGTTTGCATTGTCATGCGTCCATCATTCCTACCTATCGCCGTATTGGGATGGAATCTACCGGGCAGGAGGTGACGGAGGCATCTCTCAGCGAGGAGTTCAATCAAGAAGCTGTGATGACCGGATTTGCGGCGGTGAGCCAACGCAACTACGAAGATGTCCTGTCGGAACTCGAAAAGACGCCCGATGGAGTCATTCAGTCCGCGGACGGCGATCCCCATCTCGGAAATGCACACCCGGTCGCATGCATCGATTGCCATGATCCTGACACCATGGCGATCCGAGTTACCCGCCCCGGCTTCATCCTCGGGATCGACAAACTGGCTAAGAGCGACGATCCCGTGCCCCACCTGCCCAGTATTCAGAAATGGCGGGACGATGGTGCCGCAGGGGATTACGATCCCAACGTGCACGCCACGCGGCAGGAACTACGCTCGTTCGTTTGCGGACAATGCCACGTCGAATATTACTGTGCCAACAAAATGACGCTTACCTATCCCTGGAGTAACGGCTTAAAAGTCGAAGATCTCGAGCAGGAATGGGATGAAACGACATTCCCAGAGGGCGCTGACGGTACCGAGGGCGGCAAATTCTACGATTACATCCACAAGGAAACTGGCACGAAGGTCTTCAAGGCCCAGCATCCCGAGTTTGAGCTTTGGAGCCAAGGAATCCACGCTCGATCCGGAGTGAGTTGTAGCGACTGCCACATGCCCTACGAAAAAGTGGGCGCGACCAAAGTCAGCAGTCACTGGGTCCGCAGCCCCATGGATAACATCAATAAAGCGTGTCAAACCTGTCACCATTTCCCCGAGCAAGAACTCAAGAATCGTGTCGATGTGATCCAAGATCGAACCCGTGGGTTGATCGAACGAGCTGCTGCGGCCTCCATGGAGATGTTCGATGCGATCATGGCAGCACAGGATGCAGGGGCTACCGAAGAACAACTCAAGCCAATCCGAGACTTACAGCGCAAAGCGATGTGGCGACTTGATTACATCTCCAGCGAAAACAGTAAAGGGTTCCATGCCAGCCAAGAGGCCGCGCGCGTCCTGGCCGAATCCGTTGACTATGCTCGTCAAGCCATTGGCAAGTGCTACCAGCTGACGGGAGCCCAGGGGGGGCAAGGCAACAGCGAGGCGGAAAATGCTAACGAAGCAGGGAGCGGTTCGGAGCCCGAGATAAGAAACGTGCCCGCCGAATGA
- a CDS encoding DUF1501 domain-containing protein: MDVPIVGRRQMLQHTACGFGALAAQALFAESSPIGSAPALGIAPATHQKPRAKRIIFLFMQGGVSQVDSFDYKPLLAQRNGERLTFDDSRQLAKTGRATEHRLMHSPWTFRRYGESGRWASDLFPNMSRHIDEMCMLHAMHTEGVAHGPATLFLHCGATNFIRPSFGSWLMYGLGSENRNLPGFVSIAPSVGNGGARNYGSAFLPPQFQGTALGNAGGGTLSIDSLTRADMAMGKQREQFELLRELNSLQLQRRGSQDVELEAAIESHELAWRMQGVAPEVLDLSTESSQTHEMYGLNDPHTKRYGERCLLARRLSEAGVRFIQVNYGDNSANPAWDQHSNLPKHADHARAVDQPVAALLQDLKQRGLLDDTIVWWGSEFGRTPYAQDNGTGRDHNPRGFTVWLAGGGFQSGYSHGATDEFGFQGVEGRVHMHDLHATLLHQLGLDHKRLTFEHAGRDFRLTDVHGRIVDEIIG; this comes from the coding sequence ATGGACGTTCCCATCGTTGGCCGTCGACAGATGCTCCAGCATACGGCTTGCGGCTTCGGCGCACTCGCTGCTCAAGCGTTGTTCGCCGAATCATCACCAATCGGTTCGGCCCCAGCCCTAGGAATCGCCCCGGCAACCCATCAGAAGCCTCGCGCCAAGCGAATCATCTTTCTGTTCATGCAGGGTGGCGTCAGTCAGGTGGACTCGTTTGATTACAAGCCCCTGTTGGCGCAACGCAACGGCGAACGACTCACCTTCGATGATTCTCGCCAACTAGCGAAGACTGGACGCGCGACTGAGCATCGATTGATGCATTCACCGTGGACTTTCCGCCGCTACGGCGAGTCCGGCCGCTGGGCGTCAGACCTGTTCCCCAATATGTCGCGGCACATTGACGAGATGTGCATGTTGCACGCCATGCATACCGAGGGCGTCGCGCACGGTCCCGCGACGCTGTTTTTGCATTGTGGTGCGACCAATTTCATTCGCCCTTCGTTTGGATCGTGGCTGATGTACGGTCTGGGCAGCGAGAACCGGAACTTGCCCGGTTTCGTCTCGATCGCACCCTCGGTGGGCAACGGTGGAGCGAGAAACTACGGCAGTGCATTCCTCCCTCCCCAGTTTCAGGGCACTGCGTTGGGAAATGCAGGCGGAGGAACGTTGTCCATCGACAGCCTGACTCGGGCGGACATGGCGATGGGAAAGCAGCGAGAACAGTTTGAACTGTTGCGAGAACTCAACTCGCTGCAGTTGCAGCGTCGGGGCTCTCAAGACGTAGAATTGGAAGCCGCGATTGAGTCCCACGAACTCGCGTGGAGAATGCAAGGCGTGGCTCCCGAAGTTTTGGATCTCTCGACCGAGTCGAGTCAGACACACGAGATGTACGGTCTGAACGATCCTCACACCAAACGCTACGGCGAACGTTGCCTGTTGGCCCGCCGCCTGAGTGAGGCCGGAGTGCGATTTATTCAAGTCAACTATGGCGATAACTCTGCTAATCCCGCCTGGGACCAACATTCCAATTTGCCCAAACACGCCGACCATGCCCGGGCCGTCGACCAGCCGGTTGCCGCCCTGCTCCAAGATTTAAAACAACGTGGATTGTTGGATGATACCATCGTGTGGTGGGGCAGTGAATTTGGTCGCACGCCTTATGCGCAGGACAACGGCACGGGACGCGACCACAATCCACGCGGTTTCACCGTGTGGCTCGCCGGGGGTGGGTTTCAATCCGGATACTCTCACGGGGCCACCGATGAGTTCGGGTTCCAAGGCGTCGAGGGACGCGTCCACATGCACGATCTGCACGCGACACTCTTGCATCAACTTGGGCTGGATCATAAACGTCTGACATTCGAGCATGCCGGCCGCGATTTTCGATTGACTGATGTCCACGGGCGCATCGTCGATGAAATCATTGGTTAG
- a CDS encoding SHD1 domain-containing protein, producing the protein MMKRSIRHSLRWSLVVTLATFLGTGPVAAGWLHRHLHGCPAEPVCAPAPTCCEPQPEPVCCGEPVYSPPVVDCCEPAPCCGDEIVTDASSAVDSSVWGETVLQESDAEIVAPPAADTQQVHEHEHDAENTDHSDDTPPDPTSVSDPVAIEQDDASDTADTRDQDSSSAAEVEPAEPATMPEPEVVPEPIADESADDLFSGASDSEMNLPADPEPVIPEPAVPEPVSPPAEPAVDDLFGGTNEAEMTEPALDALPPATEPTESESIDDLFGAPADALAPPAESPAAPAEAESGDDLFGGDADAFAPDPAMPAEDLPATGDDLFGDPSGFDSLPAEDSSGGIDDLFSDPAGQPDMTEPALPETPAEGVDDLFSEPPADDSSEGALDDLFSLWNADADAGEQNAASDLVEAFEAQPEAQQTAVVPQSADTLIGLDNTESRTWVDNTGGFRTEGRLIKIGDDHVKLLKNNGKTCTVPKSRLSDADSDYVQSIAHRVALFVMATPGR; encoded by the coding sequence ATGATGAAGCGTTCAATTCGCCACTCCCTGCGATGGAGCCTCGTGGTAACCTTGGCCACCTTTCTAGGTACCGGCCCCGTTGCTGCAGGCTGGCTGCATCGTCACCTGCATGGCTGTCCAGCCGAGCCCGTGTGCGCGCCCGCCCCCACCTGCTGTGAACCCCAGCCCGAGCCGGTTTGCTGTGGCGAACCCGTGTATTCGCCTCCCGTCGTGGACTGCTGCGAGCCCGCGCCCTGCTGTGGTGACGAAATTGTCACTGACGCGTCCTCGGCTGTTGATTCATCGGTGTGGGGTGAAACCGTCCTCCAAGAATCAGATGCCGAGATTGTAGCGCCGCCCGCTGCAGATACGCAGCAGGTCCACGAGCACGAGCACGACGCGGAAAACACGGATCATTCGGACGACACCCCTCCGGATCCCACATCCGTCTCAGATCCTGTCGCGATCGAACAAGATGATGCGAGCGACACAGCGGACACGCGTGATCAGGACAGTTCGTCAGCTGCGGAAGTCGAGCCAGCTGAACCGGCGACTATGCCGGAGCCTGAAGTGGTGCCTGAACCAATCGCGGACGAGTCCGCCGATGACCTGTTTAGCGGTGCGAGCGATTCGGAAATGAATTTGCCTGCCGATCCTGAGCCGGTCATTCCTGAGCCGGCCGTTCCGGAACCGGTGAGCCCGCCAGCAGAGCCTGCAGTGGACGATCTCTTTGGTGGAACGAATGAAGCCGAGATGACCGAACCGGCTCTCGACGCGCTTCCACCGGCGACCGAACCGACCGAGTCGGAGTCTATCGATGATCTGTTCGGTGCTCCTGCCGACGCGCTTGCCCCGCCTGCGGAAAGCCCCGCGGCACCAGCGGAAGCTGAAAGCGGGGATGATCTGTTCGGCGGCGATGCGGATGCCTTTGCACCGGATCCAGCGATGCCTGCGGAGGATTTACCAGCAACGGGTGACGATCTTTTCGGTGATCCTTCCGGATTCGACTCCCTTCCCGCAGAAGATTCATCAGGCGGTATCGACGATTTGTTCAGCGATCCCGCTGGGCAGCCTGACATGACCGAACCGGCCTTGCCAGAGACGCCCGCTGAAGGCGTCGATGATTTGTTCAGCGAACCACCAGCAGATGATTCGAGCGAAGGCGCCCTCGATGATTTGTTCTCGCTGTGGAACGCCGATGCGGATGCTGGCGAGCAGAACGCTGCGAGTGACCTCGTCGAGGCTTTCGAAGCTCAACCAGAAGCGCAACAAACCGCGGTTGTTCCTCAGTCGGCCGATACGTTGATCGGACTGGACAACACCGAATCGCGTACTTGGGTTGATAATACTGGCGGTTTCCGTACCGAAGGTCGTTTGATCAAGATCGGCGACGATCATGTCAAACTGCTCAAGAACAACGGCAAGACCTGCACTGTTCCCAAAAGCCGACTGAGCGATGCAGACAGTGATTATGTTCAGTCGATTGCTCACCGAGTCGCTTTGTTCGTGATGGCCACGCCAGGCCGGTAA
- the nrfH gene encoding cytochrome c nitrite reductase small subunit: MSENEPVGQPAKSNASLVDVAPPRRVSKGAIIFSICIGILTGLGVFTFGYGRGASYLSNDPKTCVNCHVMQGHMDSWQQSSHHAVAVCNDCHLPHYLLGKLVTKADNGFFHSLAFTMGNFKDPIQIKPRNKRVTQNACISCHKDFVHALLPAVPGEDMQSCVHCHSSVGHATR, translated from the coding sequence ATGTCGGAAAATGAGCCCGTGGGGCAACCAGCGAAATCGAACGCTTCGCTAGTGGATGTGGCACCGCCACGTCGCGTCAGCAAGGGTGCGATTATCTTTTCCATCTGCATCGGTATCTTGACAGGATTGGGCGTTTTCACATTTGGCTACGGTCGCGGTGCCAGCTACCTGAGTAACGACCCAAAGACCTGCGTGAACTGTCACGTCATGCAGGGACATATGGATTCGTGGCAGCAAAGTTCGCATCATGCGGTCGCGGTGTGCAACGATTGCCACCTGCCGCACTACTTATTAGGTAAGTTGGTGACGAAGGCCGACAATGGATTTTTCCACTCACTCGCCTTCACGATGGGAAATTTTAAAGATCCCATCCAGATCAAACCAAGAAATAAGCGAGTGACTCAAAATGCGTGCATTTCGTGCCATAAGGACTTTGTCCATGCCCTCCTGCCAGCGGTACCCGGCGAAGACATGCAGTCGTGCGTGCACTGCCATTCCAGTGTTGGGCATGCCACTCGGTAG
- a CDS encoding DUF1553 domain-containing protein: MHACPPSIIASSVFLAGTILCSGNGFCQTKDFSASAAGAAKLEFFETRIRPVLIEHCAECHAADTEASGGLLLDSREGWQTGGDSGMAIDVGHPDRSLLVQAISFEDPDLQMPPEGKLPAEVIRDFSTWIRDGAEDPREATGPVSARSTGLKLENAQDHWAYQSIREIEIPVTDEVSVIDRLINRELSAASLAPVPPASRSVLERRLYFDLTGLPPDEADRVPEEGYDQLVDRLLESPHFGEHFARQWMDVVRYAESITLRGFVLPEAWRYRDYLVTSFATDRPFDQMIREQIAGDLLQQSDLKERQLQLIATGFLTLGNTNLEQQDKAQLEMDYIDEQLEVIGRAFLGQTIGCARCHDHKFDPIPTRDYYALAGIMSSAVALEHSNVSRWVELPLPLSETDTAHFDQLATRLQATERKLAALKKSVKADSVVKQRSIPVAELPGVVVDNRDATLVGEWTESMHAGRFVGSSYLHDGAIDRGKKTATFEPPPLPPGDYVVRLAYTASGNRASNALIGVSSADGEAKLRIDQRKAPPEDDAWISLGTYRFEQDGQAVVLVSNDRADGHVIADAVQFLPVETLAAVASTVAKTKVPTESSKEHIATVQAQQEILELTREQTQLKADINKRPRYLTLKQTQPPRDIAVHLRGDVHNLGEIVPRGVLSAVGKSPSISSQSSGRTELAHWLSSSQNPLTARVYANRIWSWLMGRGIVSTVNNFGTTGTTPSHPELLDWLASELIRSGWSTKHLVRIIVHSDAYQRRSRAPDDMQEQSDPANRLYWCGQTRRLSAEQLRDAMLLISGELDKAQGGSLVRPGTNADYNYRHQSTRRSLYQPVFRNSLPELFEAFDFADPSVSVGQRSRSTVATQALVLMNHPWVVERVSATADQYRKLDEQYGHRTVIETLYRDCFNRSPTSDEVAACTKFWQDGMASQENDRLNSLIHAMFASLDFRYLE, translated from the coding sequence ATGCATGCCTGCCCTCCATCCATCATTGCGTCCTCGGTGTTCCTCGCTGGCACGATCCTCTGTAGCGGAAATGGATTCTGTCAGACAAAGGACTTTTCGGCATCCGCTGCAGGTGCCGCGAAGTTGGAATTTTTCGAGACGCGTATCCGTCCGGTCCTGATCGAACATTGCGCGGAGTGCCACGCGGCCGATACCGAGGCAAGTGGCGGACTATTGCTGGACTCACGCGAAGGCTGGCAAACCGGTGGCGATTCGGGAATGGCCATCGACGTGGGCCACCCCGACCGCAGTTTGCTGGTACAGGCAATTAGCTTCGAAGACCCCGACCTGCAAATGCCGCCCGAAGGTAAATTGCCGGCAGAAGTTATTCGCGACTTCTCAACATGGATTCGAGACGGTGCGGAGGATCCTCGAGAAGCCACTGGACCGGTGAGCGCACGTTCCACGGGACTGAAACTTGAAAATGCACAGGATCATTGGGCTTATCAGTCAATTCGGGAAATTGAAATTCCAGTGACCGATGAGGTGTCCGTCATTGATCGCTTGATCAACCGCGAGCTGAGCGCCGCTAGTCTGGCCCCAGTCCCACCGGCGAGCCGGAGTGTGTTGGAACGACGACTATACTTTGACCTAACTGGTTTACCTCCCGACGAAGCCGATCGGGTGCCCGAGGAGGGCTATGATCAACTGGTCGATCGGCTGCTCGAATCACCTCACTTCGGCGAGCATTTCGCGCGTCAATGGATGGATGTCGTTCGTTACGCGGAATCGATCACATTGCGGGGGTTCGTATTGCCTGAAGCCTGGCGATACCGTGACTATCTCGTGACCTCCTTCGCCACCGATCGGCCATTCGACCAGATGATCCGCGAGCAGATTGCGGGCGATTTACTTCAACAGAGCGACTTGAAAGAACGCCAGTTGCAGCTGATCGCGACGGGATTCCTGACGCTGGGCAATACGAACCTGGAACAACAGGACAAAGCTCAGCTGGAGATGGATTATATCGATGAGCAACTCGAAGTCATTGGTCGCGCGTTTCTTGGACAAACGATTGGTTGCGCGAGATGCCACGATCACAAGTTTGATCCCATTCCGACGCGAGACTACTACGCGCTTGCGGGAATCATGAGTTCTGCCGTTGCCCTGGAGCACTCAAATGTATCCCGCTGGGTGGAGCTGCCGCTGCCGCTCTCCGAGACCGACACCGCTCATTTTGATCAGTTGGCCACACGGCTCCAAGCGACAGAACGGAAGCTCGCGGCACTAAAGAAGAGCGTGAAAGCTGACTCCGTCGTGAAGCAGCGAAGTATCCCAGTGGCAGAGCTGCCAGGAGTTGTTGTGGACAACCGCGACGCCACGCTGGTCGGTGAGTGGACGGAATCAATGCACGCGGGGCGTTTCGTCGGCAGCAGCTACCTGCACGACGGCGCGATCGACCGCGGTAAAAAAACGGCAACGTTCGAACCGCCGCCACTACCGCCCGGAGACTATGTGGTGCGGTTGGCTTACACGGCTAGTGGGAACCGCGCCAGCAACGCGTTGATTGGTGTTTCTAGTGCTGATGGGGAAGCAAAGCTGCGAATTGACCAGCGGAAGGCCCCTCCCGAAGACGATGCATGGATCTCACTGGGGACCTATCGATTCGAGCAAGATGGGCAGGCCGTCGTACTCGTCAGCAACGACCGTGCGGATGGCCATGTAATTGCTGACGCAGTCCAATTTCTGCCCGTCGAAACTCTAGCGGCAGTAGCGTCGACGGTCGCGAAAACCAAGGTCCCGACTGAGTCGTCAAAAGAACATATCGCCACAGTTCAGGCCCAGCAAGAGATTCTGGAGCTGACACGTGAGCAGACTCAGTTAAAGGCAGACATCAATAAGCGACCTCGCTACCTGACGCTCAAGCAGACGCAGCCGCCTCGCGACATTGCAGTCCATCTTCGCGGCGATGTTCACAATTTGGGGGAGATTGTGCCACGCGGCGTGCTCAGCGCTGTGGGGAAGAGCCCCTCCATCTCTTCGCAATCAAGCGGCCGAACCGAACTTGCGCACTGGCTCAGTTCATCACAGAACCCCTTGACGGCTCGAGTCTATGCCAATCGCATTTGGAGCTGGCTGATGGGGAGAGGCATTGTCTCGACAGTCAATAATTTTGGCACCACCGGAACGACGCCGAGCCATCCAGAACTTTTAGATTGGTTGGCGTCGGAATTGATTCGCAGCGGTTGGTCGACCAAGCATTTAGTCCGCATCATTGTGCATTCGGATGCATACCAGCGTCGCTCTCGCGCTCCCGATGACATGCAAGAGCAGAGCGACCCTGCCAACAGGCTGTACTGGTGTGGGCAGACACGCCGACTTTCAGCAGAACAACTGCGCGATGCGATGCTGTTGATCAGTGGCGAACTGGACAAGGCGCAAGGCGGTTCATTGGTTCGCCCGGGCACCAATGCGGATTACAACTACCGGCACCAATCGACGCGTCGAAGTCTCTATCAACCGGTGTTTCGAAATTCATTGCCGGAGCTATTCGAAGCGTTTGATTTTGCCGACCCGAGTGTATCCGTTGGACAGCGCTCACGGAGTACTGTGGCGACGCAAGCACTCGTCCTGATGAACCATCCCTGGGTTGTCGAACGCGTCTCCGCCACTGCGGATCAATATCGCAAGCTGGACGAACAGTATGGTCACCGGACGGTAATTGAAACCCTCTATCGCGATTGTTTCAATCGGTCACCAACTTCTGATGAAGTCGCTGCATGTACTAAGTTCTGGCAGGATGGGATGGCATCCCAAGAGAATGATCGTCTGAATTCACTGATCCACGCGATGTTCGCCTCGCTCGATTTTCGATATCTCGAATAG
- a CDS encoding Gfo/Idh/MocA family protein, producing the protein MAISPPARSTRRQFLKTTSTVGGSLIIMGTKATAGIRGANDRVRIAVAGLSGRGQSHIDGWSKAENVEIAYVIDPAANVLQSRLRGLEKRSEGKLATAGVADFREALDDKNLDAISVATPNHWHSLITIKAAQAGKHVYVEKPMSHDVAEGRVAVEAQKKYGVVVQHGTQRRSSAGIAGLHEALKSGELPRLKIAYGYCCKPRSGIGTKPAGRPPADLNWDLWKGPAVIDQYHGNYHPYNWHWFWETGNGDLNNQGTHQLDVARWAIDDDQTHPVRAMSIGGRFAWDDQGETPNTMFSFAEYPNGQMVFFNVRNVNYKGYQNQVFNEYYLEDGSVITGEGNYQIRRPGAKQAEKLKLSPGHVTPGGNWNSFISAVRAADPSMANGNVMDAHYGCVLGHLMNNSYRLGEPTPFNADAGKLLGNADAEDHFGRLHAIMRDGVGISDGSTQYQLGKHLTFDPTTERFTGDFADAANSLIKDDDRPGFEIPGLEAV; encoded by the coding sequence ATGGCAATTTCTCCCCCAGCACGCTCCACCCGTCGCCAGTTCCTGAAGACAACCTCTACGGTGGGCGGGTCGCTCATCATCATGGGCACCAAGGCCACCGCAGGAATTCGAGGTGCCAACGATCGTGTGCGGATTGCCGTGGCAGGTTTAAGTGGTCGTGGACAGAGCCACATCGACGGATGGTCGAAAGCTGAGAACGTTGAGATTGCTTATGTGATCGATCCTGCCGCGAACGTCCTGCAGAGTCGGCTGCGAGGCTTGGAAAAGCGGTCCGAAGGCAAACTCGCAACCGCCGGCGTTGCTGACTTTCGCGAGGCCCTCGACGACAAGAATCTTGACGCGATCTCAGTGGCAACCCCCAATCACTGGCACTCTCTGATCACCATTAAAGCAGCGCAAGCTGGCAAGCACGTCTATGTCGAGAAACCTATGAGCCATGACGTGGCCGAGGGTCGGGTCGCCGTCGAAGCGCAGAAAAAGTACGGCGTTGTCGTACAACACGGAACTCAGCGTCGAAGCAGTGCGGGCATCGCGGGACTGCACGAAGCATTGAAATCCGGCGAGTTGCCTCGGTTGAAGATCGCCTACGGCTATTGTTGCAAACCTCGCTCGGGAATTGGTACCAAACCCGCCGGCAGGCCGCCGGCGGACTTGAACTGGGATCTTTGGAAGGGGCCAGCCGTCATTGACCAATACCACGGCAATTACCATCCCTACAATTGGCATTGGTTTTGGGAAACCGGCAATGGCGACCTTAATAATCAGGGCACCCATCAACTCGATGTCGCCCGCTGGGCGATTGACGATGACCAAACGCACCCAGTTCGTGCGATGTCCATCGGTGGCCGTTTTGCGTGGGACGACCAAGGGGAAACCCCCAATACCATGTTCTCGTTCGCCGAGTACCCCAATGGGCAGATGGTGTTCTTCAACGTTCGTAATGTGAATTACAAGGGATACCAAAACCAGGTCTTCAACGAATACTATCTCGAAGATGGCAGTGTGATTACGGGTGAGGGTAACTATCAGATTCGTCGCCCCGGTGCGAAACAAGCTGAGAAGCTGAAGTTATCGCCGGGGCATGTCACGCCCGGCGGAAATTGGAATTCATTTATCAGTGCCGTGCGGGCAGCTGACCCCAGCATGGCAAATGGCAATGTGATGGATGCTCACTACGGATGCGTATTGGGACACTTAATGAACAACTCCTACCGTCTCGGTGAGCCCACGCCCTTCAATGCCGATGCCGGTAAGCTCTTAGGTAATGCCGATGCGGAGGACCACTTCGGTAGACTGCACGCGATCATGCGTGATGGAGTTGGGATCTCCGATGGCAGCACTCAGTACCAGTTGGGCAAGCACCTGACGTTTGATCCGACAACAGAGCGATTTACCGGGGATTTTGCTGACGCGGCCAATTCATTGATAAAGGATGATGATCGTCCTGGATTTGAGATCCCTGGTCTGGAAGCGGTCTGA